A genomic segment from Nicotiana tabacum cultivar K326 chromosome 9, ASM71507v2, whole genome shotgun sequence encodes:
- the LOC142164297 gene encoding photosystem II 5 kDa protein, chloroplastic-like produces the protein MASITMTSSFLGGAAVAPAKAAAATRGGVVMVNASSSSKVVMKKEEENNSSGRRELFFAVAAAAACSVAKVAMADEEEPKRGTAEAKKKYSSVCVTNPTARICRY, from the coding sequence atggcttccatcACAATGACATCTTCTTTCTTGGGCGGCGCCGCCGTGGCCCCGGCCAAAGCCGCCGCCGCCACCCGCGGTGGGGTTGTCATGGTGAACGCCAGCTCATCAAGTAAAGTGGTGAtgaagaaggaagaagagaaCAACAGCAGTGGGAGGAGGGAGTTGTTCTTTGCCGTGGCGGCAGCCGCCGCTTGCTCCGTCGCCAAGGTGGCGATGGCCGACGAGGAGGAGCCGAAGAGGGGAACGGCGGAGGCCAAGAAGAAGTACTCTTCAGTTTGTGTTACAAATCCAACTGCAAGAATTTGCCGCTACTGA